A genomic stretch from Corynebacterium faecale includes:
- a CDS encoding long-chain-fatty-acid--CoA ligase, with protein sequence MSAYETRAWLKHYPEWTPHSLDYGDTTLLDVYDNNLAINAERSATYFFGRSQTYGELDKEVRRVAAGLRALGVRPGDRVAIVLPNCPQHIAAFYAVLKLGATVIEHNPLYTASELREPFKDHGARVVIAWDKAASTLEQLRGDTALETIVSVNMINAMPTLQRFALKLPIPALRKSREALSGSAPNTVPFEVLTSSAMGGLGEDVESEKSVTKDTTALILYTSGTTGKPKGAQLSHGNLFANILQGKSWVPGLGDKPERMLGALPMFHAYGLTMVGTLSVFIGGEMVLLPTPRIDLIMDVMKKHTPTWLPGVPTLYEKIVEASDEQGIDIKGVRNAFCGASTLPVRTVDRWESHTGGRLVEGYGLTETSPVIVGNPMDGNRRPGYVGIPFPDTIVRIANPDNPDETQPDGVEGEVLVKGPQVFKGYLNQEEATKNSFHDGWYRTGDVGVMDEDGFIRLVARIKEVIITGGFNVYPAEVEEALAAHPDIEDIAVVGMPREDGAENVVAAITLVEGAALDPEGLKAYARENLTRYKVPRTFYHFEEMPRDQMGKIRRREVQEELMKKHPA encoded by the coding sequence ATGTCGGCATACGAAACCAGAGCCTGGTTGAAGCACTACCCTGAGTGGACTCCCCACTCCCTTGATTACGGTGACACCACCCTGCTGGATGTCTATGACAATAATCTGGCCATCAACGCCGAGAGGTCCGCAACCTACTTCTTCGGCAGGTCTCAGACCTATGGTGAGCTGGACAAAGAGGTCCGTCGGGTAGCTGCGGGTCTGCGTGCCCTGGGCGTGCGCCCCGGAGACCGCGTGGCCATTGTCCTACCCAACTGCCCCCAGCACATCGCTGCATTCTACGCAGTGCTGAAACTGGGCGCCACCGTCATCGAACACAACCCGCTCTACACCGCGAGTGAGCTCCGCGAACCCTTCAAGGACCACGGTGCCCGCGTGGTCATCGCCTGGGACAAGGCCGCCTCCACCCTGGAGCAGCTGCGCGGTGACACCGCGCTGGAGACGATCGTGTCCGTGAACATGATCAACGCCATGCCCACCCTGCAGCGTTTCGCCCTGAAACTCCCCATCCCGGCACTGCGCAAAAGCCGTGAGGCACTGTCCGGATCCGCACCGAACACCGTCCCCTTTGAAGTTCTGACCAGCTCAGCCATGGGTGGCCTGGGTGAGGATGTCGAGTCTGAGAAGTCCGTCACCAAGGACACCACCGCCCTCATCCTGTACACCTCCGGCACCACCGGCAAGCCCAAGGGCGCACAGCTGTCCCACGGCAACCTCTTCGCCAACATCCTCCAGGGCAAGTCCTGGGTTCCGGGCCTGGGCGATAAGCCGGAGCGCATGCTCGGCGCCCTGCCCATGTTCCACGCCTACGGCCTGACCATGGTGGGCACCCTGTCCGTGTTCATCGGTGGTGAGATGGTGCTGCTGCCCACCCCGCGCATTGACCTGATCATGGACGTGATGAAGAAGCACACCCCCACATGGTTGCCCGGTGTGCCCACCCTCTACGAGAAGATCGTGGAAGCCTCCGATGAGCAGGGCATTGACATCAAGGGTGTACGCAATGCCTTCTGTGGCGCCTCCACCCTGCCGGTGCGCACCGTGGACCGCTGGGAGTCCCACACGGGGGGCCGCCTCGTTGAGGGCTATGGCCTGACAGAGACCTCACCGGTCATCGTGGGCAACCCCATGGACGGCAACCGCCGCCCAGGATATGTGGGAATCCCCTTCCCCGACACCATCGTGCGCATCGCCAACCCGGACAATCCGGATGAAACCCAGCCAGATGGTGTGGAAGGCGAAGTCCTGGTCAAGGGCCCACAGGTGTTCAAGGGCTACCTCAACCAGGAGGAAGCCACCAAGAACAGCTTCCACGACGGCTGGTACCGCACCGGCGATGTCGGAGTGATGGATGAAGATGGTTTCATCCGTCTGGTCGCCCGTATCAAGGAAGTCATCATCACCGGTGGCTTCAACGTCTACCCAGCCGAGGTGGAAGAAGCCCTGGCAGCTCACCCCGACATCGAAGACATCGCCGTGGTGGGCATGCCCCGCGAAGACGGCGCCGAGAACGTGGTAGCCGCCATCACCCTGGTCGAAGGTGCCGCCCTAGATCCGGAAGGCCTGAAAGCCTACGCCCGCGAAAACCTCACCCGCTACAAGGTGCCACGCACCTTCTACCACTTCGAGGAAATGCCCCGGGATCAGATGGGCAAGATCCGCCGCCGCGAAGTCCAGGAAGAACTGATGAAGAAGCACCCGGCCTAG
- a CDS encoding DUF2505 domain-containing protein, with the protein MATRTENTVTINQSAEKVHQALTNQEYWAYIAENLSPEPGEVNSFTETDGGAEVVLFEILPLDVLPEAVRAMISQALKVKRVITVSALNDGTAHIDYNADVKGTPVDFKGTIGLAGDDTSTTLAYNNEVSVNIPFMGPAIEPKVADALGELFANEGALTDKWISENL; encoded by the coding sequence ATGGCAACGCGTACAGAAAACACCGTAACGATCAACCAGTCCGCTGAGAAGGTCCACCAGGCCCTCACCAACCAGGAGTACTGGGCATATATCGCTGAGAACCTCTCCCCTGAACCAGGCGAGGTCAACTCCTTCACCGAAACCGATGGCGGCGCAGAAGTCGTCCTCTTCGAGATCCTCCCACTAGATGTCCTTCCTGAGGCTGTCCGTGCGATGATCAGCCAGGCCCTCAAGGTCAAGCGCGTGATCACCGTCAGCGCACTTAACGACGGCACCGCACACATCGACTACAACGCCGATGTCAAGGGCACCCCTGTGGACTTCAAGGGCACCATCGGCCTTGCCGGCGATGACACCTCCACCACCCTGGCCTACAACAACGAGGTCTCCGTGAACATCCCGTTCATGGGACCTGCCATCGAGCCGAAGGTCGCCGACGCACTCGGTGAGCTCTTCGCCAACGAAGGCGCACTGACCGACAAGTGGATCTCCGAGAACCTCTAG
- a CDS encoding metal-sensitive transcriptional regulator has product MTTTDPAIKDSVVENQVQTCCSSHHEHAHGYIDEKKRYLARLKRIEGQTRGIHRMIDEEQYCIDILTQISAVNSALKNVAFGLLEDHMKHCVRDAAELGGEELDAKLKEVTDAIARFSKA; this is encoded by the coding sequence ATGACCACAACTGACCCCGCGATCAAGGATTCCGTGGTTGAAAATCAGGTGCAGACCTGCTGCAGCAGCCACCACGAGCATGCCCACGGTTATATCGACGAGAAGAAGCGCTACCTGGCCCGCCTCAAGCGGATCGAGGGACAGACCCGCGGCATCCACCGGATGATCGACGAGGAGCAGTACTGCATTGATATTCTCACGCAGATCTCCGCGGTGAACTCAGCCCTGAAGAATGTGGCCTTCGGATTGCTGGAAGACCACATGAAACACTGCGTCCGCGATGCCGCCGAACTCGGTGGTGAGGAACTGGACGCGAAGCTGAAGGAAGTCACCGACGCCATCGCGAGATTCTCCAAGGCTTAA
- the mshA gene encoding D-inositol-3-phosphate glycosyltransferase has translation MRVAMISMHTSPLQQPGTGDSGGMNVYVMSTGTELARQGVEVDIFTRATRPSQGEIVQVSPNLRVINIVAGPYEGLAKEELSTQLAAFAGGVLEFTRRGGIDYDLIHSHYWLSGQVGWLMRDLWCIPLVHTAHTLAAVKNSYRDDEDTPESEARRICEQQLVDNADVLAVNTQEELLDLVNHYDADAARISVVSPGADISLYTPGNDRATERSRRELGVPLHAKVVAFVGRLQAFKGPQVLIRAVAELLERDPNRNLRVLICGGPSGPTATPETYRTLATELGVEKRIRFLDPRPPEELVSVYRAADIIAVPSYNESFGLVAMEAQATGTPVVAARVGGLPIAVAEGETGLLVDGHDPVMWADTLATLLDDDETRIRMGQDAVDHARAFSWSATATQLSSLYNEAITTELDANTPRRADGARWD, from the coding sequence ATGCGCGTTGCCATGATCTCGATGCACACCTCACCACTGCAGCAACCGGGCACCGGTGACTCCGGTGGAATGAACGTTTATGTGATGTCCACCGGTACCGAATTAGCCCGGCAGGGTGTGGAGGTGGATATCTTCACCCGTGCCACCCGGCCATCCCAGGGGGAGATTGTCCAGGTCTCACCCAACCTGAGGGTGATCAACATCGTCGCCGGCCCCTATGAGGGCCTGGCCAAGGAGGAATTATCCACCCAGCTGGCAGCTTTTGCCGGTGGTGTCCTGGAATTCACCCGCCGTGGGGGCATCGACTATGACCTGATCCATTCCCACTATTGGCTATCAGGCCAGGTGGGGTGGCTGATGCGTGATCTGTGGTGCATCCCGCTGGTGCACACCGCCCACACCCTGGCCGCGGTGAAGAACTCCTACCGCGATGATGAGGACACCCCGGAATCCGAGGCCCGTCGTATCTGCGAGCAGCAGTTGGTGGACAACGCCGATGTACTGGCGGTGAACACCCAGGAGGAGCTGTTGGATCTGGTGAACCATTATGATGCTGATGCCGCCCGCATCAGTGTGGTCTCCCCGGGTGCGGATATCTCGCTCTACACCCCGGGCAATGACCGCGCCACCGAACGTTCCAGGCGTGAGCTGGGTGTTCCGCTGCATGCGAAGGTGGTGGCGTTCGTCGGACGGCTCCAGGCGTTCAAGGGTCCCCAGGTGTTAATCAGGGCGGTGGCGGAACTGCTCGAACGCGATCCGAACCGCAATCTGCGCGTGCTTATCTGTGGCGGTCCGTCCGGGCCGACCGCAACTCCCGAGACCTACCGCACGCTGGCTACGGAGTTGGGCGTCGAAAAGCGCATTCGTTTTCTTGATCCGCGTCCACCCGAGGAGCTGGTGTCGGTCTACCGCGCCGCCGACATCATCGCGGTGCCGAGTTATAACGAATCCTTCGGGCTGGTGGCCATGGAGGCGCAGGCCACCGGCACCCCGGTGGTGGCCGCGCGCGTGGGCGGTCTGCCCATCGCCGTCGCCGAGGGCGAAACCGGGTTGCTGGTGGACGGCCACGATCCGGTGATGTGGGCAGACACCCTGGCAACGCTGCTTGACGACGACGAAACCCGCATCCGCATGGGACAGGACGCCGTCGACCATGCCCGAGCCTTCTCCTGGTCCGCCACCGCCACCCAACTGTCCTCGCTGTACAACGAAGCGATCACCACGGAGTTGGACGCCAACACACCGCGCCGGGCAGATGGTGCGCGCTGGGATTAG
- a CDS encoding heavy metal translocating P-type ATPase — protein MAGMPTAVNLIELDLGVTGMTCTSCSARVERKLNKVEGVEATVNFATESASVKYDPDRVNEDQVIDTVKGAGYGAFAMSTPDPVEDTSGDATDTAGSPDSASGQGRIDAARDAEAADLKFRVVVSALLTVPIALLSMIPALQFTNWQWAVLTMTTPVFFWGGAPFHKATWVNLRHGSFTMDTLVSLGTTAAYVWSLWALFLGNAGAAGMTMEMHLFPTDSSMDEIYLETVAVVITFLLLGRWFETKAKGQSSEALRKLLDMGAKDAAVIRDGREVRIPTSQLKIGDVFITRPGEKIATDGVVLEGTSAVDESMLTGESIPVEVTKGSKVTGATLNTSGRLMVEATRIGSDTTLSQMAKLVTEAQSKKAPVQRLVDQISQVFVPVVIVISILTLAGHLIFTDNGLAAAFTAAVAVLIIACPCALGLATPTALLVGTGRGAQLGLLIKGPEILESTKKVDTIVMDKTGTVTAGVMSVHDVTTADGFDRDEVLRLAAAVESASEHPIAQAIAAAHKGTKPEVTDFQNTAGRGVTGQVEGHTVTVGRPATELDPALSESFTRAQNQGGTPVVVMIDDVNAAVITVRDTVKATSAEAVAGLKELGMTPMLLTGDNLGAAKAVAAEVGIAPEHVIAEVMPDEKVSTVEKLQAEGRNVAMVGDGVNDAAALAQADLGLAMGAGTDVAIEASDITLMNNDLRSAVDAIRLSRRTLGTIRGNLFWAFAYNVALIPVAAAGFLNPMLAGVAMALSSVFVVTNSLRLRGFASSHQGGSHS, from the coding sequence ATGGCTGGCATGCCGACAGCTGTGAATCTGATCGAGCTTGATCTCGGCGTGACGGGCATGACCTGTACCTCCTGTTCCGCCCGCGTGGAGCGCAAGCTCAACAAGGTGGAAGGAGTGGAAGCCACCGTCAACTTCGCCACTGAATCCGCCTCCGTGAAATACGATCCGGACAGGGTCAACGAAGATCAGGTGATCGACACCGTCAAGGGCGCAGGTTATGGCGCCTTTGCCATGTCCACCCCGGATCCTGTTGAAGACACTTCTGGTGATGCCACGGACACAGCAGGCTCCCCGGACTCAGCCAGCGGTCAGGGCCGCATCGACGCCGCCCGTGACGCCGAAGCAGCTGACTTAAAATTCCGTGTCGTCGTCTCCGCCCTGCTCACCGTTCCGATCGCCCTGCTCAGCATGATCCCGGCCCTACAGTTCACCAACTGGCAGTGGGCAGTTCTGACCATGACCACCCCGGTGTTCTTCTGGGGCGGAGCACCCTTCCATAAGGCCACATGGGTGAACCTCCGCCACGGTTCCTTCACCATGGACACACTGGTATCCCTGGGCACCACAGCCGCCTATGTGTGGTCACTGTGGGCACTCTTCCTCGGCAATGCCGGGGCGGCCGGGATGACCATGGAGATGCACCTCTTCCCCACCGATTCCTCCATGGATGAGATCTATCTGGAAACCGTCGCGGTGGTGATCACCTTCCTCCTTCTCGGCCGCTGGTTTGAAACCAAGGCCAAGGGACAATCCTCAGAGGCTCTGAGGAAACTTCTGGATATGGGCGCCAAGGATGCAGCCGTCATCCGTGATGGGCGTGAGGTCCGCATCCCGACCTCGCAGCTGAAGATCGGTGATGTCTTCATTACCAGGCCCGGTGAGAAGATCGCCACGGACGGTGTTGTTCTCGAAGGAACCTCCGCGGTGGATGAGTCCATGCTCACCGGTGAATCCATTCCCGTAGAGGTGACTAAGGGATCCAAGGTCACGGGCGCCACATTGAATACCTCCGGGCGCCTCATGGTGGAAGCCACCCGCATCGGGTCTGACACCACACTGTCGCAGATGGCCAAACTGGTCACAGAGGCCCAGTCCAAGAAGGCGCCGGTTCAGCGCCTGGTGGATCAGATCTCCCAGGTCTTTGTGCCCGTGGTGATAGTCATCTCGATCCTCACCCTGGCCGGCCACCTGATCTTCACCGATAATGGTCTCGCCGCTGCCTTCACCGCAGCGGTGGCTGTCCTCATCATCGCCTGCCCGTGTGCACTGGGCCTGGCCACCCCGACAGCATTGCTCGTGGGCACCGGCAGGGGCGCCCAGCTCGGCCTGTTGATCAAGGGGCCGGAGATCTTAGAATCCACCAAGAAGGTGGACACCATCGTCATGGATAAGACCGGAACCGTCACCGCTGGTGTCATGTCCGTCCACGATGTCACCACAGCCGATGGATTTGACCGCGATGAGGTGCTGCGTCTGGCCGCTGCAGTCGAATCCGCCTCTGAGCACCCGATCGCCCAGGCGATCGCAGCAGCACACAAGGGCACGAAGCCGGAGGTCACCGACTTCCAGAACACCGCCGGCCGTGGTGTGACCGGACAGGTGGAGGGCCACACCGTCACGGTTGGCCGACCTGCAACCGAGCTGGACCCAGCGCTTTCTGAATCCTTCACCCGGGCCCAGAACCAGGGTGGGACCCCGGTGGTGGTGATGATCGATGATGTCAACGCCGCTGTGATCACCGTCCGCGACACCGTCAAGGCCACCTCCGCAGAGGCTGTTGCAGGACTGAAGGAACTCGGCATGACCCCGATGCTGCTCACCGGCGACAACCTGGGAGCTGCGAAGGCGGTGGCAGCAGAGGTGGGAATCGCGCCCGAACATGTCATTGCTGAGGTGATGCCGGATGAGAAGGTGTCAACCGTCGAAAAGCTTCAGGCTGAGGGCAGGAATGTCGCCATGGTCGGTGACGGCGTCAATGACGCCGCCGCGCTTGCGCAGGCCGATCTCGGCCTGGCCATGGGCGCGGGCACCGATGTGGCCATCGAGGCCTCCGATATCACCCTGATGAATAATGACCTGCGCTCCGCGGTGGATGCGATCCGCCTGTCCAGGCGCACCCTCGGCACCATCAGGGGTAACCTCTTCTGGGCGTTCGCCTACAATGTGGCACTCATCCCCGTCGCTGCCGCCGGGTTCCTCAACCCGATGCTCGCCGGAGTGGCCATGGCCCTTAGTTCTGTCTTCGTTGTCACCAACTCCCTGCGCCTGCGCGGGTTCGCATCAAGCCACCAAGGAGGCTCCCACTCATGA
- a CDS encoding UDP-N-acetylmuramate dehydrogenase, which yields MLDSSLTQEIAAVDGAELDPDVTFADLTTLRIGGKPTLSVRCSSTSAVAQVVKKLDSAAVALLIVGGGSNLVVADGDLDLVAVIIEADDVTLNLSTGMVTAEAGAEWDDVVSLSVEAGLGGIECLSGIPGSAGATPVQNVGAYGVEISDVLTRVQLLDRGTGTVEWVEASELDLAYRYSNLKFTNRAVVLAIELQLHADGLSAPLRFGELARRLAVSEEENAAGEVRRPILLVREAVLELRRAKGMVVETTDHDTWSAGSFFTNPIVEPALVDSVQRKIAAERGEQEATSMPRYAAGEGKEKLSAAWLIERAGFNKGHPGAGARAGLSSKHTLALTNRGDANSDDLVELAREIRDGVFAAFGVTLVPEPVWIGVTLD from the coding sequence GTGTTGGATTCATCGCTGACCCAGGAAATCGCCGCAGTCGACGGCGCCGAACTCGATCCGGACGTGACGTTCGCGGATCTCACGACGCTGCGCATCGGCGGAAAGCCCACGCTATCCGTGCGGTGCAGCTCCACATCAGCCGTGGCGCAGGTGGTGAAAAAGCTTGATAGCGCTGCTGTCGCCCTCCTCATTGTGGGCGGTGGCTCCAACCTTGTCGTCGCTGATGGCGACCTTGATCTGGTGGCTGTGATCATCGAAGCCGATGATGTCACCCTCAACCTCTCCACCGGGATGGTCACCGCGGAGGCCGGAGCTGAATGGGACGATGTGGTGTCGCTTTCCGTGGAAGCTGGCCTGGGTGGCATTGAATGCCTCTCCGGAATCCCGGGATCAGCTGGTGCCACCCCGGTGCAGAACGTGGGCGCCTACGGGGTGGAAATCTCTGATGTACTCACCCGCGTGCAGCTGCTGGACCGCGGAACCGGAACGGTGGAGTGGGTGGAGGCCTCGGAGCTGGATCTGGCTTATCGTTACTCAAACCTGAAGTTCACCAACCGTGCCGTGGTGCTCGCCATTGAACTCCAGCTGCACGCTGATGGTCTCTCCGCCCCGCTACGCTTCGGTGAGCTGGCACGCCGCCTGGCCGTATCGGAAGAAGAGAACGCGGCCGGGGAAGTCCGCCGCCCGATCCTCCTGGTCCGTGAGGCCGTGCTGGAACTTAGACGCGCAAAGGGCATGGTGGTGGAAACCACCGACCATGACACCTGGTCCGCCGGTTCCTTCTTCACCAACCCCATCGTGGAGCCTGCCTTAGTCGATAGCGTCCAGCGGAAGATTGCCGCGGAACGTGGTGAGCAGGAGGCCACCAGCATGCCGCGCTACGCAGCCGGGGAGGGTAAGGAAAAGCTCTCCGCCGCCTGGCTCATCGAACGCGCCGGGTTTAACAAGGGGCACCCCGGTGCTGGAGCACGCGCGGGCTTGTCCTCCAAGCACACCCTCGCGCTGACCAACCGGGGAGATGCCAACAGCGACGACCTCGTGGAGTTGGCCCGGGAGATCCGCGACGGAGTGTTCGCAGCTTTCGGAGTCACCCTCGTGCCGGAACCCGTCTGGATCGGCGTAACCCTCGATTAA
- a CDS encoding Bcr/CflA family efflux MFS transporter: MSTSPSPTRAILTPTTATVILSGGLLALLVLVSAMPPLGTAAYLAGLPMAAEDLGITTGAAQLTLTVYIIGLALGQVVIGPLSDRLGRRKPLLIGIGAFVIFSVAIAFSPNLEVMLGLRLLQGISASAGMVLGRAIVHDLVQGDRAARALNIITAAGLIVPALAPLLGSAILAFADWRTIFLVLAGLGAAVGIWSAIKIPETHPVPKGETAKGTEASTPAGRYQATVPPSSPLRFAMYTAVVSFAFMAMYSYVSSAPFIFQQLHGFTPAGYAWAGALLSLTMAGVGIAGSRLIGSTNRFGVLTASSAVLIGLVVLVVGSVLVLITVLTEAHVAWYIAALAVAVAPVALISGSASALAMDASPLRGGASSAVIGFTQSLLGAAAPPLVGVLGVDARPMAAVLVSAALLAIAAALIAESTKAKTRTSL, encoded by the coding sequence TTGTCCACTTCCCCAAGTCCCACGCGGGCAATTCTCACACCTACTACAGCTACCGTCATATTAAGCGGTGGTCTTCTTGCCCTGCTGGTGCTCGTCTCTGCCATGCCACCACTCGGCACAGCCGCCTATCTGGCGGGCCTGCCCATGGCTGCGGAAGACCTCGGCATCACAACCGGTGCCGCCCAACTAACCCTCACGGTATACATCATCGGTCTGGCATTAGGACAGGTGGTGATCGGACCCCTTTCTGACAGGTTGGGGAGGCGGAAACCCCTACTCATAGGCATCGGGGCATTCGTGATATTCAGTGTCGCGATTGCGTTCTCCCCCAACCTTGAAGTGATGCTGGGATTGCGCCTATTGCAGGGAATCTCAGCCAGTGCCGGCATGGTGCTGGGGCGCGCCATCGTGCACGACCTTGTTCAGGGTGACCGGGCTGCCCGGGCGTTGAATATCATCACCGCCGCGGGGCTGATTGTCCCGGCGCTCGCCCCGCTTCTCGGTTCAGCGATCCTCGCCTTTGCTGATTGGCGCACCATTTTCCTTGTACTCGCAGGGCTCGGTGCGGCTGTTGGTATATGGAGCGCAATCAAGATCCCCGAGACACATCCCGTACCTAAGGGTGAGACTGCAAAGGGCACTGAAGCCTCAACACCGGCTGGTAGATATCAAGCCACCGTGCCTCCTTCGAGTCCACTTCGTTTCGCCATGTACACGGCAGTAGTGAGTTTTGCCTTCATGGCCATGTACTCCTATGTGTCATCGGCTCCCTTTATCTTCCAACAGCTCCACGGTTTCACCCCGGCGGGTTATGCCTGGGCTGGCGCACTTCTTTCCCTGACCATGGCTGGGGTGGGTATCGCAGGTTCTCGTCTTATCGGGAGCACTAACCGATTCGGCGTTCTCACTGCCTCCAGCGCTGTGCTCATTGGCCTGGTCGTACTGGTTGTAGGTTCCGTTTTGGTGCTGATCACTGTGCTCACAGAAGCACATGTAGCTTGGTACATCGCGGCGTTGGCTGTGGCGGTGGCTCCGGTAGCACTGATCTCAGGCAGCGCCAGCGCCCTGGCCATGGATGCAAGTCCGCTCCGGGGCGGTGCTTCCTCGGCAGTCATCGGTTTCACGCAGTCATTGCTGGGAGCTGCAGCTCCTCCACTTGTGGGCGTGCTCGGTGTTGATGCCCGCCCGATGGCAGCGGTTTTAGTCTCTGCGGCCCTGTTGGCAATCGCCGCGGCCTTGATCGCTGAGTCCACCAAGGCTAAAACGCGTACGTCACTCTGA
- a CDS encoding class I SAM-dependent methyltransferase, whose product MADHAHNLRADFAKAKTDKPIGVITRGTTGINRLRRFDRWCFHHSRIQSLLDSADTPLVLDVGYGASHTTTVEWGRWIHRMRADATVIGLEINPERVLPPQGGVSFELGGFELAGYQPQVVRAFNVLRQYDVEQVEDAWHTVVSRLAPGGVFIEGTCDEIGRRCSWIMLDSAGPQTLTLAWHPWGVSRPSDVAERLPKVLIHRNVPGEKIHTLLTAADTAWDYAAGWEPYGPRVRWEKARSMLIDQGWPIEVSRRRVGDALLTVPWSVVAPD is encoded by the coding sequence ATGGCCGATCACGCCCATAACCTGCGCGCCGACTTTGCCAAGGCAAAAACGGATAAGCCAATCGGCGTGATCACCCGAGGCACCACCGGCATCAACCGTCTCCGACGGTTCGATCGGTGGTGCTTTCATCATTCCCGGATCCAGTCACTTCTGGATTCAGCGGATACTCCACTGGTACTGGACGTGGGTTACGGCGCCAGCCACACGACCACTGTTGAATGGGGCCGGTGGATCCACCGGATGCGTGCCGACGCCACCGTCATCGGTCTGGAAATCAATCCCGAGCGGGTCCTGCCCCCACAGGGCGGTGTGAGTTTCGAACTGGGTGGTTTTGAGCTCGCCGGTTATCAACCTCAGGTGGTCCGGGCATTCAATGTGCTGCGCCAATACGATGTGGAGCAGGTGGAGGATGCCTGGCACACCGTGGTCTCCCGGTTAGCGCCGGGCGGGGTGTTCATCGAAGGCACCTGTGATGAGATTGGGCGCCGCTGCAGTTGGATCATGCTGGATTCGGCTGGGCCACAGACATTGACCCTGGCCTGGCATCCCTGGGGAGTGTCCCGGCCCTCTGATGTGGCCGAGCGCCTGCCCAAGGTGCTCATCCACCGCAATGTTCCCGGTGAGAAGATCCACACACTGCTGACCGCAGCCGATACCGCGTGGGATTATGCCGCCGGCTGGGAACCCTATGGCCCGCGCGTGCGCTGGGAAAAGGCGCGTTCCATGCTGATTGATCAGGGCTGGCCCATTGAGGTCTCCCGGCGGCGGGTGGGCGATGCCCTGCTCACCGTGCCATGGTCAGTGGTGGCGCCGGACTAG
- a CDS encoding LmeA family phospholipid-binding protein → MAKSRKSVLPKVLITLVVIIVVLLLVAEFGLRWFIGKELKSEFSQQAVDQGLTVEEDPTISFGSYPLLLGLAQGSIKHVAVETPDTLQITYPGGAGTAPEIAGTPEATITLGDLSIADTNNPVADTFDLTTFAPDEFILATVQAEMANATGGESAGLAERLVQELVKITGVRSNVEAQAIEVEFTDGAARANLRPIVLNGQLAFEVLDSQLFGIALPEDISKALTDGIQSSVDQVAGGLQIAGIDVVEGGININLTGQNINVRTLESVG, encoded by the coding sequence GTGGCTAAATCAAGAAAATCAGTTCTACCCAAGGTCCTGATCACCCTCGTGGTGATCATCGTGGTCCTCCTTCTCGTGGCTGAGTTCGGGCTGCGCTGGTTCATCGGCAAGGAACTGAAGTCAGAGTTCTCGCAGCAGGCAGTGGACCAGGGGCTCACCGTAGAGGAAGATCCCACCATCTCCTTCGGTTCTTATCCCCTACTGCTGGGCCTGGCCCAAGGCAGCATCAAGCATGTCGCCGTGGAAACTCCGGACACCCTGCAGATCACTTACCCAGGTGGTGCCGGCACCGCCCCGGAGATCGCAGGAACCCCGGAGGCAACCATCACGCTCGGGGACTTAAGCATCGCGGATACGAATAACCCGGTGGCGGATACTTTCGATCTGACCACCTTCGCCCCGGATGAGTTCATTCTGGCCACCGTCCAGGCAGAGATGGCGAACGCCACCGGTGGAGAGAGTGCCGGACTGGCTGAACGGCTGGTCCAGGAGCTGGTGAAGATCACCGGTGTCCGCTCCAATGTGGAAGCCCAGGCTATTGAGGTGGAGTTCACCGATGGTGCCGCCCGCGCGAACCTGCGCCCCATCGTGCTGAATGGCCAGTTGGCCTTTGAGGTTCTGGATTCTCAGCTGTTTGGCATCGCCCTGCCGGAGGATATCTCCAAGGCGCTGACAGACGGTATCCAGTCCTCGGTGGATCAGGTGGCCGGTGGTCTCCAGATCGCGGGCATCGATGTTGTTGAAGGTGGCATCAATATCAATCTGACCGGTCAGAATATCAACGTGCGCACCCTGGAGAGCGTGGGCTGA